The segment ACCTCAAGCCGGGTAAGACCACCGACTTCCAGGGCGCGGTAGCCGCCCGCGATGGCGAAACCGTTGCCTTCGCCTGGGTCGAATGGCCCGACAAGGACGCGCGTGACACTGGCATGGCCGCGGTCAGCGCGCTGATGGGCAAGGATCCGCGCATGGATCCAGCGACCAACCCGATGCCGTTTGATGGGCAGCGGATGATCTTCGGCGGGTTTGCTCCGATCGTCAGCCACGGCGCGTTCGCGCAAGGCCAGTATGTCCAGGGCTTTATTGTCCCGGTGCCGGAGGACAGGCGCGAGGATTATCGCCAGATGGCCGATGACGCGTGGGACATGTTCCAAGGGTATGGCGCGACGGCGGTAGTTGAGGCTTGGGGCGATGACGTGCCGCACGGGGCGCAGACCGACTTCTACCGGGCGGTGAAGGCCGAGCCGGGCGAGGCGATCGTGTTCAGCTACATGGCGTGGCCAAGCCGGGAGGTGTGCGACGCGGCGGCCGAGAAGATGATGCACGATCCCGAGATGAAGATGCCGGACGATGTGCCGTTCAGCCCGCAACGAATGGTGTTCGGCGGCTTTGACCCCGTGCTCGTGCTGGAGCAGCCCCGATGACCGAGGTTTGCGGCGGCTGCTGGTCCCTGCTGGCGGCGTACTGACGATGGCGCGCAAGGTCACCGGGGGATGCTTCCTTTCGCTTGATGGCGTGATGCAGGCGCCGGGCGGTCCTACCGAGGACACCCAGGGCGGGTTCGATGAAGGCGGCTGGATGTTCAAGATCTGGGACCCTGGCATCGAGCAAACTCTCGGCGCGCTTTTTTCGGGCGACTACGATCTGCTGCTGGGCCGGCGAACCTATGACATCTTCGCGGCTTACTGGCCCTATGCGGAAGAGCCGGAGAACCGGCCGATGCGAGACGCGT is part of the Altererythrobacter sp. TH136 genome and harbors:
- a CDS encoding DUF1428 domain-containing protein encodes the protein MIFGGFAPIVSHGAFAQGQYVQGFIVPVPEDRREDYRQMADDAWDMFQGYGATAVVEAWGDDVPHGAQTDFYRAVKAEPGEAIVFSYMAWPSREVCDAAAEKMMHDPEMKMPDDVPFSPQRMVFGGFDPVLVLEQPR